ACACTTAGGGACAGTCTAAAATGGAGAACTAAACTTTTATTTGTGGACGGATGAAGTATTTCATATTTCGGATCCGATAGATGGTGCCCCGGGATTTCCTTAGCCATTAAGTCTTGATTACTTGTACGGATATCTAACTTGCCAAAACTCCTTCGCCAATATTCTTCTCCCAGCCAAGATTTATTTATCCAATGGGTATTTCTAGtatcaaaattgttttttgtttgtacCAAAAACATGTAGTGCATAAACTACAATTTTGGCTTTTATACACAGTTTTGGCActaacaaaatcatttttgatATTATCATCTCCCTATCCAATTAGCCTTCTTAACTAATCCTTCAACCCAAGATTCCAAAGACATGAATGACACCTTTATTTATTCACCAAATTTATAACCAATAGTCACTTATTATATGGATGTTGACCTGACATAAACTTCTAAAATCAACTGGTATGAAGACCCTTGCGTGCTATGAAAGAACGACGACGTGTGTGCCCCTGAACCGGTAAACAAAGAGTATAGCTCAGTTGAGGTATTGGAGATCGTACCATATCCCTAAGATCACGTATTGATTCAGATTAAGAGATAATCTGATTATACGTCATTCTACGGATTCTCGCCACATgaggcatatatatatatcataccCAATTGTACCATAGAGGTATGCATGTTGTTTTTTATATCCTAAAATACAAAGCAACTGCATACTTCTTAACTTGATCGTCAAATAACCCGCGGGCTACCGAAACCCTAATTCTTGAGGgggggttttttgtttttgagtgttgctatatgtaccctaatggtcggtactcatagatttttcgtttttgttttcagCATACAGATTAAAAGCTCACGGATTACGTCACTAACCAAAACCTGCCTCCTTGCTTGCCAGGACTCACCCAGGATGGACAAGTGGCATCCACAGGTGTGAAAAGATTGTACTAAATTTTATATAGAAGGTTCTATTAGAGGATTGCTGTATTGATAGCATTTGTATGTTTAAATTTCTGGGGAACGACTTCTCTCCCGTTTGGGAGAGAACTGCAATCCATGGAGTCCGGCTGGTTCCGACCTTATTTACCGTTCATTTCAATGATCGAATTCGTTTAGATTGTAGAGGTTGTCGAGTAGAATAATTATGTGAAAAACTCTAGTTAACTGAAAATCGAATGATATCTGTATAAACAAAATGGGTTGGCACACAACTCGTaaaccccaattttttttcaaatatacgTGTGCTCCGGTCAGACATCATTTGATTTTCGATTGGGTTGAGTTCCTACGTGACTATTTTACACAACTAGCTCCACAAGGGTGAACGAATTCGATCATTGAACGTAAAATGGGATTTGAACTAGGCCGACTGCTCGGGATGATGGGAGTTCTCTCCCACCAGGCAGAGAGTAGTCGTTTCCTTCATTCTGCAGTATTATCTACGCTATAATAACCCAAAGTGGCCCACGAGAGCGAGTTTGCGCGTATGACGTGCGAATCCAATGAAATATCTGCCCTCATATTTcagccgcctctctctctctctctgtctctctccatGTTTAAATGTAATTTAGCCacctctctcactcctctctctctctctccatgtgtAATGTAATCTAGCCAGCCAGTCAAACCCACGAGATTTGAACAAAACACCACCCAAAAAAGTAGCAGGAGTCCCGAGCCTTCTCAGAAGATACCTCCTTCTACACGTCCATataggaaagagaaagagataggCAAACAGTGAAAAAAGGATAGCCTCCTCTCCTCTACTAGTTCTCAATAATACATAACGTGttcattttcatttccacttcctccctctctctctctctctctctctgctcacAAATGGGCACTTCATCGGCTAACTCAcggcagcaacaacaacaacaaccgcCGTCCAACTTCTCTTTCTCAAACCAATTCATGTCCACCTCCTTCTCCGACCTCCTAGCCGGAGACTACCCGTCTTCCGCCAGCCGCGGCGGATTGTCCGATCGGAATGGCTCTGCAATCCCCAAATTCAAGTCGATTACGCCGCCTTCGCTTCCTCTCTCACCGCCGCCGGTGTCTCCTTCGTCTTACTTTGCTATACCTCCTGGATTAAGCCCAACTGAGCTCTTGGACTCCCCTGTTCTCTTCTCTACTTCCAACGTATGTGTTTTATCCttttaaggctctgtttgtctAAGTGAACGGAACACTTAACATGATAAAAGAAGCATGAAAGGTCTTTTCCATTTCCCCTGTTTAGGCTCCTAAAGGATGCCATAAACTTTACCCACTTCGTAGATTGGTTTGTATTCAtgatttttctagttttttcttttgctttttctgTGTGGGTTCTGTTTGGTTGATCAGAAATAGGAGAACGGAGCACGATTAAATAAGCAAACAAAAAAGTCTTTACCTTTTCCCTGTCGGATGAAACAGGAACCAAATTTCTCAAACAGCTCATTCCCCCTGTCTAAGTTCCTAATTAGGATTACCAAAAAGTCTAGCAAAATTGGTTGATTAGTCTTCATTTACAAagcctttgttttttcttttgcttttgctaAGAATTTTAGAACAGAACATGATAAAGAAGCATACAAAAAGTCTCTTCCTTTTTCCCCTGTTTAAATTCCCAAGGAAAACCATCACTTTACCCCTGTtgatgtttttctctttttgcttctttcttatctcaatttttttcccctgtaaCTTAAAAAAGGGCATTTCTTGTAACTAAAATTTCATGAAACTAATGTTTCCTTTTTGTGTGTGCAGATTCTACCATCTCCAACTACTGGGACTTTCCCATCTCAGGCTTTCAACTGGAAACCCAATTCCTCTAACAACAACCAGCAGCTAGGAATCAAACAGGAGCAAAAGAACTACTCTGATTTCTCTTTCCCCACCCAAACAAGGCCTCCAACATCCTCCTCAACAAGCTTCCTCTCTCAAATTCCCACTGTAAGTTTCTCAACCTCCTTAATCCATTTCCAGTTCTATTTTCCACACATCATAAATCCCACTTTTCAGATctgattttactttttaattctATCAGGAAAACCAATCCGAATACGCTCCGGTACAACAGAGTTTTTCCCCTGAGATTTCCAACATTCAGACCAACTCTCAAACAAACAGTGGGGTTAAATCAGACTATAGCAATAGCCAGTATAACCAATCATCGCAGTCAATGAGAGAGCAGCAGAGGAGATCAGATGATGGATATAACTGGAGAAAATATGGGCAGAAACAAGTGAAAGGGAGCGAAAATCCTCGCAGTTATTACAAGTGTACATACCCTAATTGCCCTACTAAGAAGAAAGTGGAGAGGGGTTTAGATGGGCAAATCACTGAGATAGTTTATAAGGGAAATCATAACCACCCAAAGCCTCAATCTACTAGGAGATCATCATTGTCTTCTTCAGCAGCTTCTCAAGCAATTCAAAACTGTAGTAACTCAAATGGTGAAGTCCCAGATCAGTCCTATGCCTCCTCACATGGGAATGGACAGATGGATTCGGTCGCGACACCGGAGAATTCTTCGGTGTCGGTTGGGGATGATGATTTTGATGGGAGCCCTCGGAAGAGTAAATCAGGGGGAGGTGGAGGAGATGAGTTTGATGATGAAGAACCTGAAACCAAAAGATGGTAAGCGTCTGATTGCATAATTTTCAGAAGTTTTCTTTAGGAAAAAATTTTGTTCATTGGCTTTGGAAACTAGTTTTCAAGAAAGtttcccatcttttttttttccctgcagTGAATGattgtatt
The sequence above is a segment of the Rhododendron vialii isolate Sample 1 chromosome 13a, ASM3025357v1 genome. Coding sequences within it:
- the LOC131314249 gene encoding WRKY transcription factor WRKY24-like isoform X2 codes for the protein MDKWHPQILPSPTTGTFPSQAFNWKPNSSNNNQQLGIKQEQKNYSDFSFPTQTRPPTSSSTSFLSQIPTENQSEYAPVQQSFSPEISNIQTNSQTNSGVKSDYSNSQYNQSSQSMREQQRRSDDGYNWRKYGQKQVKGSENPRSYYKCTYPNCPTKKKVERGLDGQITEIVYKGNHNHPKPQSTRRSSLSSSAASQAIQNCSNSNGEVPDQSYASSHGNGQMDSVATPENSSVSVGDDDFDGSPRKSKSGGGGGDEFDDEEPETKRWKIEGESEGISAAGSRTVREPRVVVQTTSDIDILDDGYRWRKYGQKVVKGNPNPRSYYKCTNPGCPVRKHVERASHDLRAVITTYEGKHNHDVPAARGSGNHSINRPLPSTTSAHTNEAIRPSAMFHHQSSTAAINPIRNSRLQQSDSQAPFTLEMLQSPGSFGFSGFGNSMGSNYMNQPIEFSRAKDEPRDDLFVESLLY
- the LOC131314249 gene encoding WRKY transcription factor WRKY24-like isoform X1; its protein translation is MGTSSANSRQQQQQQPPSNFSFSNQFMSTSFSDLLAGDYPSSASRGGLSDRNGSAIPKFKSITPPSLPLSPPPVSPSSYFAIPPGLSPTELLDSPVLFSTSNILPSPTTGTFPSQAFNWKPNSSNNNQQLGIKQEQKNYSDFSFPTQTRPPTSSSTSFLSQIPTENQSEYAPVQQSFSPEISNIQTNSQTNSGVKSDYSNSQYNQSSQSMREQQRRSDDGYNWRKYGQKQVKGSENPRSYYKCTYPNCPTKKKVERGLDGQITEIVYKGNHNHPKPQSTRRSSLSSSAASQAIQNCSNSNGEVPDQSYASSHGNGQMDSVATPENSSVSVGDDDFDGSPRKSKSGGGGGDEFDDEEPETKRWKIEGESEGISAAGSRTVREPRVVVQTTSDIDILDDGYRWRKYGQKVVKGNPNPRSYYKCTNPGCPVRKHVERASHDLRAVITTYEGKHNHDVPAARGSGNHSINRPLPSTTSAHTNEAIRPSAMFHHQSSTAAINPIRNSRLQQSDSQAPFTLEMLQSPGSFGFSGFGNSMGSNYMNQPIEFSRAKDEPRDDLFVESLLY